From a region of the Paenibacillus lutimineralis genome:
- the purU gene encoding formyltetrahydrofolate deformylase: MDKHAKISGQVKPYEHHRARMLISCPDGPGIVATVSRFLYEHGANIVQSDQYTMDPEGGMFFMRIEFDLDQLEDRIDSLKRDFAEIADKFQMEWNIFQLSHKKKLAIFVSKEDHCLVELLWQWQAGDLDADISMVVSNHPDMKEYVESFGIPYYHIPVTPDTKREAEQKQLEIVNGKVDLIVLARYMQIVSPALIQPYRNRIINIHHSFLPAFVGGKPYAQAYDRGVKIIGATAHYVTEELDGGPIIEQDVQRVSHRDDVAELKRIGRTIERVVLARAVKWHIEDRILVHQNKTVVFN, encoded by the coding sequence ATGGATAAACATGCAAAAATAAGTGGACAAGTCAAACCGTATGAGCACCATCGGGCTCGAATGCTGATCTCTTGCCCGGATGGCCCTGGGATTGTGGCAACAGTATCCCGCTTTCTGTATGAGCATGGAGCGAATATCGTGCAATCAGACCAGTATACGATGGATCCAGAAGGCGGAATGTTCTTCATGCGGATCGAGTTCGATCTGGATCAGCTTGAGGACCGCATAGACAGCTTGAAGCGGGATTTTGCCGAGATTGCTGATAAGTTCCAGATGGAGTGGAATATTTTCCAACTGAGCCATAAGAAGAAGCTGGCTATCTTCGTATCCAAGGAAGATCATTGCCTTGTGGAATTGCTGTGGCAGTGGCAAGCCGGTGATCTGGATGCGGATATCTCTATGGTCGTTAGCAACCATCCGGATATGAAAGAATATGTGGAATCCTTCGGAATCCCTTATTATCACATTCCGGTTACCCCGGATACGAAGCGCGAAGCGGAGCAGAAGCAGTTAGAGATTGTGAACGGGAAGGTGGACTTAATCGTCTTGGCCAGATATATGCAGATCGTATCGCCGGCCCTGATTCAGCCTTACCGTAACCGGATTATCAATATCCATCACTCCTTCCTTCCAGCCTTCGTGGGTGGGAAGCCTTATGCCCAGGCTTATGATCGTGGCGTTAAGATCATCGGGGCGACGGCTCACTATGTGACCGAAGAATTGGACGGTGGACCTATCATTGAGCAGGACGTACAGCGCGTCAGCCACCGCGATGATGTGGCGGAACTGAAGCGAATCGGACGCACCATCGAACGTGTCGTACTGGCTAGAGCTGTAAAATGGCATATCGAGGATCGTATTCTGGTTCATCAGAACAAAACAGTTGTATTCAATTAA
- a CDS encoding DUF7408 domain-containing protein, with product MYISVKRGMYALIICLLVIAAVVGGSTQPVYAAGPSISVESEVGYHGSYKMNKWAPLTITLKSDEDISGEVVVQVEVPYSGSSQSYVKKVDLPAGTAKQITFGIIGNTFNKNNSSIRFYKDSAESGKNIAFTSGQAYLQSNQRNGAFIGQLATDPDSLNFMKLLNNQNSPINVLVLASEQISEDAAMLSSFDVLFLNNFASDTMEEGKKQAISTWVHQGGTLVLAGGPSYPKTVKGLEALSPVEYTGTKEASSLPGMEKLANKELKLDHAISISTAQLKDGADSVVNVQDQPLIASWPLGKGKVIYAAYDLAAEPVHSWSGHADFWNSLLQSKVSGSIMDRNNGTQGMKISLDNYLNYFPSLALPPFSLFFWLLIGYAVLVAPVLYYVLKRFDRREWAWFLIPLIAIITSISIYVTGTSGKSSLQAHTLNVVELDGQGQGTQLTASALFVPRGGNYEFEIPGATHVTSKREDGYISGGGEEGISRQMIREQDGNTSVHLKDMTHRSMAKLWIEQQTGSFGSLEIEVALDAKGVPQGTVTNRLNRNLSDAALILGGNIFVLGELAKDQTVQIPANYTSSTYGSYSSILFPYPSGPSDEKNRERGMMNSLFEQNIGLMSNILIAWSKDSFGGYTVNGKNPAADQLNMWVQPVTVQFKPSKANEIDVPYGYIPAQITSVSTTGWGTDYGSDRVNMDKGEMQFEFALPMSDKIDYTSLKLQQNDPGQRTKTMIWNFTEAKWEDLTWNNGEAQVSEPVSNYVLNGAVVRIAVNADEWASFDIPKISLKGQVSP from the coding sequence TTGTATATTTCGGTGAAGCGTGGAATGTACGCGCTAATCATATGTCTGCTCGTCATTGCCGCTGTTGTCGGGGGGAGTACGCAGCCAGTTTATGCAGCAGGTCCGAGTATTAGCGTAGAGAGTGAAGTTGGCTATCACGGAAGCTATAAAATGAACAAATGGGCGCCTTTGACGATTACTTTAAAAAGTGATGAAGATATTAGCGGGGAAGTTGTCGTCCAGGTCGAGGTTCCCTATTCAGGCAGCAGCCAGTCTTATGTGAAGAAGGTTGATCTACCAGCAGGAACTGCCAAGCAGATCACTTTTGGCATTATAGGCAACACATTTAACAAGAATAACAGTTCTATTCGCTTCTATAAGGATTCGGCAGAATCAGGAAAAAATATAGCTTTTACCTCTGGACAAGCCTATCTGCAATCGAATCAGAGAAACGGAGCATTTATTGGGCAACTTGCTACCGATCCGGACAGCCTGAATTTCATGAAATTGTTGAACAATCAAAATAGCCCGATTAACGTTCTCGTATTAGCTTCGGAGCAAATATCTGAGGATGCAGCTATGCTGTCTTCTTTTGATGTTCTGTTTCTTAACAATTTTGCCTCCGATACGATGGAGGAAGGGAAGAAGCAGGCTATTTCAACCTGGGTGCATCAGGGCGGAACCCTTGTATTAGCGGGCGGGCCAAGCTATCCGAAGACGGTCAAAGGTCTAGAAGCTTTGTCGCCAGTTGAATATACAGGAACCAAGGAAGCCAGCTCACTGCCTGGGATGGAGAAGCTTGCGAACAAGGAGTTGAAGCTGGATCACGCAATTTCTATATCAACGGCGCAGTTGAAGGATGGAGCGGACAGTGTCGTTAACGTTCAGGACCAGCCGTTAATTGCTTCCTGGCCGCTGGGCAAAGGAAAGGTGATCTATGCCGCTTATGATCTGGCAGCTGAGCCAGTTCACAGCTGGAGCGGTCATGCTGATTTTTGGAATAGTCTGCTCCAGAGCAAAGTGTCCGGTTCAATTATGGATAGGAACAACGGTACCCAAGGAATGAAAATTAGTCTGGATAATTATCTGAACTATTTTCCATCGCTTGCTCTACCGCCTTTCTCTCTCTTCTTCTGGTTGTTGATCGGTTATGCTGTGCTCGTTGCCCCGGTGCTCTATTATGTACTTAAAAGATTTGATCGGCGCGAGTGGGCTTGGTTCCTGATTCCACTGATTGCTATTATTACTAGCATAAGCATCTATGTGACAGGTACTTCTGGGAAATCCTCTCTGCAGGCTCATACGCTGAATGTCGTGGAGCTGGATGGTCAAGGGCAAGGCACGCAATTGACAGCCTCGGCTTTGTTCGTTCCCCGCGGCGGGAATTACGAGTTTGAAATTCCAGGGGCAACTCACGTAACGAGTAAAAGAGAGGACGGTTATATTTCTGGAGGAGGAGAGGAAGGAATCAGCCGTCAAATGATCCGTGAACAGGATGGCAACACGTCAGTCCATCTCAAGGATATGACCCACCGCTCGATGGCAAAGCTGTGGATTGAGCAGCAGACAGGAAGCTTTGGCTCGCTGGAGATTGAGGTTGCACTGGATGCAAAAGGAGTCCCGCAAGGGACTGTAACCAACCGCTTGAATCGTAATCTTAGTGATGCGGCGTTAATTTTGGGCGGAAATATTTTCGTCTTAGGGGAGCTTGCAAAGGATCAAACGGTGCAGATTCCGGCGAATTATACCTCTAGCACATATGGCAGCTACAGTTCGATATTGTTCCCTTACCCTAGCGGTCCATCGGATGAGAAGAATAGAGAACGTGGCATGATGAACAGCTTATTTGAGCAGAACATCGGCTTAATGAGCAATATTTTGATCGCGTGGAGCAAGGATTCATTTGGCGGATATACCGTGAATGGGAAAAACCCCGCTGCAGACCAGCTTAACATGTGGGTGCAGCCTGTGACAGTGCAGTTCAAGCCATCCAAGGCGAATGAAATCGATGTGCCATATGGCTATATCCCTGCTCAAATCACAAGTGTATCCACGACGGGCTGGGGGACGGACTACGGCTCAGACAGAGTGAATATGGATAAGGGTGAAATGCAGTTCGAATTTGCTCTGCCGATGTCGGACAAGATCGATTACACTTCACTGAAGCTGCAGCAAAATGATCCTGGCCAGCGAACGAAGACAATGATCTGGAATTTCACTGAAGCCAAGTGGGAAGATCTGACTTGGAACAATGGAGAAGCACAAGTATCCGAGCCCGTCTCCAATTATGTACTGAACGGCGCAGTGGTTAGGATCGCTGTGAATGCTGATGAGTGGGCCAGCTTTGACATTCCGAAGATCTCGTTGAAAGGCCAGGTGAGCCCATGA